A single region of the Neotabrizicola shimadae genome encodes:
- a CDS encoding FliI/YscN family ATPase produces the protein MILAPVLDSLVHAVQEIRTLHRIGRVTAVSHGMLRVQGLERSAGLGDRVTVRGARTAAPGEIVGLGAGVTSVLLEGGAEGLAIGDAVELGGQTVIAPDDRWIGRIVDSLGRPLDGRPLVRGPVARQLRSGPPAATERRRLGPRLQTGTAIFDTMLPLVRGQRIGLFAGSGVGKSTLLGQFARGVAADVVVVALLGERGRELREFTERVLGPAGMARSVVVAATSDESPLARRRSAWTAMTVAEHFRDRGAQVLLLMDSVTRFAEAHREIALAAGEQASLRGFPPSLSHAVMSLAERAGPGPEGKGDITAVFSVLVAGSDMEEPVADIVRGVMDGHVVMDRRIAERGRFPAIDLLRSVSRSLPHAASEEENALIGRARRLLGAWDRAEIMIQAGLYAKGSDPVVDEAIRVFPQLDAFLSEPAPADGIEGSFRRLEECLGTG, from the coding sequence ATGATCTTGGCGCCCGTGCTTGATAGTCTCGTCCACGCCGTCCAGGAAATCAGGACGCTGCACCGAATTGGCCGGGTGACGGCGGTCTCGCACGGGATGCTGCGCGTGCAAGGACTGGAGCGGAGCGCCGGACTTGGGGATCGGGTCACGGTGAGGGGGGCGCGGACCGCCGCGCCGGGAGAGATTGTCGGACTGGGTGCGGGCGTGACATCCGTTCTGCTTGAGGGCGGCGCCGAGGGGCTTGCCATCGGCGATGCGGTGGAACTTGGTGGCCAGACCGTCATTGCGCCGGATGATCGCTGGATCGGTCGGATCGTGGATTCGCTGGGGCGACCGCTGGATGGCCGCCCCCTGGTTCGTGGACCGGTCGCGCGGCAGTTGCGGTCCGGCCCGCCGGCCGCCACCGAGAGGCGGCGACTGGGCCCGCGTCTTCAGACCGGAACGGCGATCTTCGACACGATGCTGCCGCTTGTCAGAGGACAGCGCATAGGGCTGTTTGCGGGGTCCGGCGTCGGGAAATCAACGCTGCTGGGGCAATTCGCCCGAGGCGTCGCTGCCGATGTCGTTGTCGTTGCCTTGTTGGGAGAGCGGGGCCGCGAACTGCGCGAGTTCACGGAAAGAGTGCTTGGTCCTGCGGGAATGGCGCGTTCGGTCGTGGTCGCCGCGACCTCGGACGAATCCCCACTTGCCCGGCGAAGGAGCGCCTGGACGGCAATGACGGTGGCAGAGCATTTTCGCGACCGTGGGGCCCAGGTGCTGTTGCTGATGGACTCGGTGACGCGCTTTGCCGAGGCTCATCGCGAGATCGCCCTTGCCGCGGGTGAACAGGCATCACTGCGCGGGTTTCCGCCATCCTTGTCGCATGCGGTCATGTCACTGGCCGAACGGGCCGGTCCGGGACCGGAAGGAAAGGGGGACATCACAGCCGTGTTTTCGGTTCTTGTCGCCGGGTCGGACATGGAAGAACCGGTCGCCGATATCGTGCGCGGCGTGATGGATGGACATGTCGTCATGGATCGCCGGATTGCCGAGCGTGGCCGTTTCCCTGCCATTGACCTGCTTCGATCCGTTTCGAGAAGCCTGCCCCATGCGGCATCGGAAGAAGAGAACGCGCTGATAGGGCGTGCAAGGCGCCTTCTTGGCGCCTGGGATCGTGCAGAGATCATGATTCAGGCCGGCCTTTATGCCAAGGGGAGCGATCCGGTCGTGGATGAGGCGATCCGCGTCTTTCCGCAGCTTGATGCCTTCCTTTCCGAGCCTGCCCCGGCCGATGGCATCGAAGGCAGCTTCCGGCGGCTGGAAGAATGCCTGGGAACTGGCTGA
- a CDS encoding DUF1217 domain-containing protein: MSFSALLPSTGYSGWVYLQRTADSQMSRLSADAAFRREEAHFREKIAGIDTAEELVADRQLLKVALGAFGLGADLPNVYFIRKVLEDGTLSVDALSTKLADKTYASLSSEFGFGDFATPRTKLSDFADGLIEKYRARRFEEAVGEQDESLRLALNADRELTALAKKSNSVDSKWYAILGNTALRKVFETAFSLPTSFGSIDLDQQLSVMKQKAEDLLGSEDPASLADESSREALIRRFLVMDETASLRQAQSQSGAVQLLSQTVSFLRDLRDN; this comes from the coding sequence ATGAGCTTTTCCGCCCTGCTTCCCTCGACCGGCTATTCCGGCTGGGTGTATCTGCAGCGCACTGCCGATTCCCAGATGTCGCGATTGTCCGCCGATGCCGCGTTCCGAAGGGAGGAGGCACATTTCCGGGAGAAGATCGCCGGCATCGACACCGCCGAAGAGCTTGTCGCAGATCGCCAGCTTCTGAAAGTCGCTCTCGGCGCCTTTGGCCTTGGCGCGGATTTGCCGAATGTCTACTTCATCAGGAAGGTTCTCGAAGACGGAACCCTGTCGGTGGACGCCTTGTCGACGAAGCTCGCTGACAAGACCTATGCATCCCTGTCATCCGAATTCGGCTTCGGGGACTTTGCGACGCCCAGAACCAAACTCTCGGATTTCGCGGATGGCCTGATCGAGAAGTATCGCGCCCGCCGCTTCGAGGAAGCAGTCGGCGAGCAGGACGAAAGCCTGCGGCTCGCCCTCAATGCAGACCGAGAGCTGACAGCGCTTGCAAAGAAGTCCAACTCCGTTGACTCCAAGTGGTACGCAATCCTGGGGAACACGGCGCTGCGAAAGGTGTTCGAGACTGCGTTTTCCCTGCCCACATCCTTTGGGTCGATCGACCTGGATCAGCAGCTGTCCGTCATGAAACAGAAGGCAGAGGATTTGCTGGGTTCGGAGGACCCCGCCTCCCTTGCGGACGAAAGCTCGAGGGAAGCCCTGATCCGCCGCTTCCTCGTCATGGATGAAACTGCGTCACTTCGACAGGCCCAATCCCAAAGCGGCGCCGTCCAATTGCTCTCGCAAACGGTAAGCTTCCTGCGCGACCTCAGGGACAACTAG